The Edaphobacter sp. 12200R-103 genome contains a region encoding:
- a CDS encoding RNA polymerase sigma factor translates to MMSSSLMPAETNPVDLHRSIDAVWRIESARLIAVLTRIVRDVGLAEDLAQDALVAALERWPLTGIPDNPGAWLMAAAKNRAIDLLRRNKLLDRKHQQLGYELESTHQLTPDQINAAIDNPVGDDLLRLIFISCHPILAPEARVALTLRLLGGLTTDEIARAFLLAEPTVAQRIVRAKRTLGEANIPFEVPRGGEFTARLASVLQVLYLIFNEGYSATAGDDWTRPALCEDALRLGRVLAELVPTEPEVHGLVALMEIQASRLNARIGPTGEPILLLDQDRSRWDQILIHRGLTALEHAERLLQTDTNAGAPSSAHDDSSRHETKAGSQDAKTVPHNSGPYTLQAAIAACHARALTPEATDWRRIASLYAQLLNLTPSPIIQLNRAVAISMASGPAAALSLVDALADEPSLKSYHLLPSVRGDLLHKLGRHQEARIEFERAAALTRNARERTLLLNRAKAAEPAL, encoded by the coding sequence ATGATGTCATCATCCCTGATGCCAGCCGAGACCAACCCCGTCGACCTGCACCGCTCCATCGACGCCGTATGGCGCATCGAGTCGGCCCGCCTCATCGCCGTCCTCACTCGCATCGTCCGCGACGTCGGCCTCGCCGAAGATCTCGCCCAGGACGCCCTCGTCGCCGCGCTCGAGCGCTGGCCCCTCACCGGCATCCCCGACAACCCCGGCGCATGGCTCATGGCCGCGGCCAAAAACCGCGCCATCGATCTCCTCCGCCGCAACAAGCTTCTCGATCGCAAGCACCAGCAGCTCGGCTACGAGCTCGAATCCACCCACCAGCTCACGCCCGACCAGATCAACGCCGCTATCGACAATCCCGTCGGCGACGATCTCCTCCGCCTCATCTTCATCTCCTGCCACCCCATCCTCGCCCCCGAAGCCCGCGTCGCCCTCACCCTCCGCCTCCTCGGCGGCCTCACCACCGATGAGATCGCCCGCGCCTTCCTCCTCGCCGAACCCACCGTCGCCCAGCGCATCGTCCGCGCCAAACGAACTCTCGGCGAAGCCAATATTCCCTTCGAGGTTCCCCGCGGTGGCGAGTTCACCGCTCGACTCGCATCCGTCCTCCAGGTCCTCTACCTCATCTTCAACGAGGGCTACTCCGCCACCGCCGGCGACGATTGGACCCGCCCCGCTCTCTGCGAAGACGCTCTCCGCCTCGGCCGCGTCCTAGCTGAACTGGTCCCCACCGAGCCCGAAGTCCACGGCCTCGTCGCCCTCATGGAGATCCAGGCCTCACGCCTCAACGCCCGCATCGGTCCTACCGGCGAACCCATCCTCCTGCTCGATCAGGACCGCTCCCGCTGGGACCAGATCCTCATCCATCGTGGCCTCACCGCCCTCGAACACGCCGAGCGCCTGCTCCAAACGGACACCAACGCGGGTGCCCCATCTTCAGCTCATGACGATTCCAGTCGACACGAGACTAAGGCGGGTTCGCAGGATGCCAAAACAGTTCCGCATAACTCCGGCCCCTACACCCTACAGGCCGCAATCGCCGCATGCCACGCCCGCGCCCTCACCCCCGAGGCCACCGACTGGCGCCGCATCGCCTCTCTCTACGCACAACTCCTCAACCTCACCCCATCTCCCATCATCCAACTCAACCGGGCGGTAGCCATCTCCATGGCCTCCGGCCCGGCCGCAGCCCTTTCCCTTGTCGACGCTCTCGCCGACGAACCCTCGCTGAAGTCCTACCACCTTCTCCCCAGCGTGCGCGGTGACCTCCTCCACAAGCTCGGCCGACACCAGGAGGCTCGCATCGAGTTCGAGCGCGCCGCCGCACTCACCCGCAACGCACGCGAGCGCACTCTACTCCTCAACCGCGCCAAAGCAGCGGAGCCTGCGCTCTGA
- the murQ gene encoding N-acetylmuramic acid 6-phosphate etherase, whose amino-acid sequence MASLTMLEPAQSSKSASSGPDEFLSLVTETDNSASEGLDTKSALEIARIINHEDAKVAAAVKKALPEIAIVIDTVARSLRDGGRLIYVGAGSSGRIAALDASECPPTFSTAPAQVQYIMAGGPKALASASDVNEDSPELGQRDIARRRPTRKDIVIGVSASGRTPYVVGAVEYARARGAKTAAVTCNANTALSEVADTTIVADVGPETVAGSTRMKSATAQKMILNMITTGAMTRLGYVYDNLMVNVHMKNAKLVERGIRVLMKVCNIDRETAIRTIKSAGKSIPIAVVMLKANVDKMEAVRRLTKSDGNVRLAIEDSRLEL is encoded by the coding sequence ATGGCAAGTCTTACGATGCTCGAACCGGCCCAGTCTTCAAAATCCGCTTCCAGTGGCCCCGATGAGTTTCTTTCGCTGGTCACAGAGACAGATAACTCTGCCTCTGAAGGACTGGATACAAAATCTGCACTTGAGATCGCCCGCATCATCAATCATGAAGATGCGAAGGTCGCTGCTGCCGTAAAAAAAGCTCTTCCGGAGATCGCAATCGTTATCGATACAGTGGCCCGGTCACTTCGAGACGGCGGACGCCTCATCTATGTCGGAGCCGGCTCTTCAGGACGTATCGCCGCTCTCGATGCCTCGGAGTGCCCGCCTACCTTCTCGACAGCCCCGGCCCAGGTGCAATACATCATGGCCGGCGGCCCCAAGGCACTCGCTTCCGCCTCCGATGTCAATGAAGACTCTCCCGAGCTGGGACAGCGCGACATCGCCCGCAGGCGCCCCACCCGCAAAGACATCGTCATAGGAGTCTCCGCCTCCGGCCGTACCCCGTATGTGGTCGGTGCCGTCGAGTACGCGCGTGCGCGAGGAGCAAAGACCGCCGCGGTCACCTGCAACGCGAACACAGCGCTCTCTGAGGTTGCCGATACCACCATCGTCGCCGACGTTGGCCCTGAGACCGTCGCCGGATCTACCAGGATGAAGTCCGCGACCGCCCAGAAGATGATCCTCAACATGATCACCACCGGAGCCATGACGCGGCTGGGCTACGTCTATGACAACCTGATGGTGAACGTGCACATGAAGAATGCCAAGCTCGTCGAGCGCGGCATTCGCGTCCTGATGAAGGTCTGCAACATCGACCGTGAGACGGCCATCCGGACCATCAAGTCAGCCGGCAAGTCCATCCCGATCGCGGTCGTCATGCTCAAAGCCAACGTTGACAAGATGGAGGCAGTCCGCCGCCTTACCAAGTCCGACGGAAACGTTCGTCTCGCTATCGAAGACTCGCGCCTCGAGCTTTAA
- the tpiA gene encoding triose-phosphate isomerase produces MRKLLIAANWKMYKTPAESTAFLTSFFPLVKNNTAAEIVLCPAMPCLPAVVDAARGKSVSVGAQNMHWHNEGAYTGETSPTMITAIGATHVLIGHSERRQYFNETDTTVNLKLKAALAHSLVPIVCVGEHLNEREQNLTADVLNLQISVALEGIKPEALGPLVIAYEPVWAIGTGRTATPEIAEDAHKIIRAKIAAIAGSDVADSTRILYGGSVKPDNAGSLCCLDDIDGALVGGASLDPDSFAKIITNATTR; encoded by the coding sequence ATGCGAAAACTCCTGATCGCCGCCAATTGGAAGATGTACAAGACTCCTGCCGAATCCACGGCCTTTCTCACCAGCTTCTTTCCGCTCGTAAAAAACAATACGGCTGCCGAGATCGTTCTCTGCCCGGCGATGCCCTGCCTCCCCGCTGTCGTCGACGCCGCTCGCGGCAAATCCGTCTCCGTCGGCGCGCAAAACATGCACTGGCATAATGAGGGAGCCTATACCGGCGAGACCTCCCCCACCATGATTACCGCCATCGGAGCTACCCACGTCCTTATCGGACACTCCGAGCGCCGCCAGTACTTTAACGAGACCGACACCACCGTCAATCTCAAGCTGAAGGCCGCACTCGCACATTCGCTGGTTCCCATCGTCTGCGTCGGCGAACATCTCAACGAACGCGAACAGAACCTGACAGCCGACGTCCTCAATCTCCAGATCTCCGTCGCCCTTGAAGGCATCAAGCCGGAAGCGCTCGGCCCCCTTGTCATCGCCTACGAGCCCGTCTGGGCCATCGGAACCGGCCGAACCGCCACGCCCGAGATCGCCGAGGACGCACACAAGATCATCCGCGCGAAGATCGCCGCCATTGCAGGCTCAGACGTAGCCGACTCCACACGCATCCTGTACGGCGGCTCCGTCAAACCCGATAACGCCGGATCTCTCTGCTGCCTTGACGACATCGACGGTGCACTTGTCGGCGGAGCTTCGCTTGATCCCGACTCCTTTGCGAAGATCATCACCAACGCCACCACACGCTAG
- the pyrE gene encoding orotate phosphoribosyltransferase: protein MSDHRNDLLNLIATHSFRLGDFTLASGQKSDYYIDCRTTTLHAEGGRLSGLVLYDLIRQHFPQTAAVGGLTMGADPLVSNTSSASAWHHHQHHHRAPHDNELVHGFLVRKAEKTHGTGRRIEGFHRIGAHVVIVDDVCTTGGSTITAIEAARESGMNVIGVLCLVDREQGGRANIEAAAPHAPFYSVFTATDVRTAHIALKGQ from the coding sequence ATGTCTGATCACCGCAACGACCTGCTCAACCTGATCGCCACACACTCCTTCCGCCTCGGCGACTTCACCCTCGCCAGCGGCCAGAAATCCGACTACTACATCGACTGCCGTACCACCACCCTGCATGCCGAAGGCGGCCGTCTCTCCGGGCTCGTCCTCTACGACCTCATTCGCCAGCATTTTCCCCAGACCGCCGCCGTCGGCGGACTCACCATGGGGGCCGATCCACTCGTCTCGAACACCTCCTCCGCCAGCGCGTGGCATCACCATCAACATCACCACCGCGCACCGCACGATAACGAGCTTGTCCACGGCTTTCTCGTCCGTAAAGCCGAAAAGACCCACGGCACCGGTCGCCGCATCGAAGGCTTCCACAGAATCGGAGCCCACGTCGTCATCGTCGACGACGTCTGCACCACCGGCGGCTCCACCATTACCGCCATCGAGGCCGCCCGCGAATCCGGGATGAACGTCATCGGCGTCCTGTGCCTTGTTGACCGCGAACAAGGCGGTCGCGCTAACATCGAAGCCGCCGCGCCGCACGCCCCGTTCTACTCCGTTTTCACCGCAACCGACGTCCGCACCGCACATATCGCTCTCAAAGGACAATAG
- a CDS encoding MBL fold metallo-hydrolase — translation MSSQPEIVYVGGPTALITFHGLRFLTDPTFDPAGGDYVAGPTTLHKISDPQVSVDQLGPIDYILLSHDQHFDNLDHAGRKMLSRAKSVFTTAEGAKRLGGNAVGFVPWQTVEINTPEGYPLLITATPARHGPVGCEGRSGPVVGFAVRPKDDPTEGALYFSGDTVWYEGVAEVARWIPVSIAVLNMGAARVQAAGPAPLTMTADDAIQVAKAMPEATIVPLHFEGWAHFTESRQVIQEAFWNAGLDSRLRWVDPIRS, via the coding sequence ATGAGCAGCCAGCCAGAGATCGTCTACGTTGGGGGTCCCACCGCGCTGATCACCTTTCACGGCCTGCGCTTCCTCACCGACCCCACCTTCGATCCTGCCGGCGGCGACTACGTGGCCGGTCCCACCACCCTGCACAAGATCAGCGATCCGCAGGTCAGCGTCGACCAGCTCGGCCCCATCGACTACATCCTGCTCAGCCACGATCAGCACTTCGACAACCTCGACCACGCCGGACGCAAGATGCTGTCCCGCGCAAAGTCGGTCTTCACCACCGCTGAAGGTGCAAAGCGACTGGGCGGCAACGCCGTCGGCTTCGTCCCCTGGCAGACCGTCGAGATCAACACTCCAGAAGGCTACCCCCTCCTGATAACGGCCACCCCCGCGCGACACGGCCCAGTCGGCTGCGAGGGTCGGAGCGGCCCGGTCGTCGGCTTCGCTGTCCGCCCCAAGGACGACCCCACCGAAGGTGCTCTCTACTTTTCCGGAGATACGGTCTGGTACGAAGGCGTCGCCGAGGTCGCCCGCTGGATTCCCGTATCAATAGCCGTCCTCAACATGGGAGCGGCACGCGTCCAAGCTGCTGGCCCGGCACCGCTGACCATGACCGCCGACGACGCCATCCAGGTCGCAAAGGCCATGCCCGAGGCCACTATCGTGCCCCTCCACTTCGAGGGCTGGGCACACTTCACCGAGTCCCGGCAGGTCATCCAGGAAGCATTTTGGAACGCCGGGCTCGACAGCCGCCTTCGCTGGGTCGATCCCATACGCTCCTGA
- a CDS encoding serine hydrolase encodes MTKSFLCGVIAAGLALTATVSSAATVEAAAARPAEGHEVTDVSLQQSLAAIAATHKGHVVLYAKQLNTGKVVALDSDQPVQTASVIKLAILFEAMEQVRDGKAHWNEKLTLKKDDGVSGSGVLTFFDTPLTLTLKDVLTMMVIVSDNTATNLAIDRFGTSAVNARIAWMGLKDTHLYKKIGKPATEPMPSDQPKFGLGKTTAHEMETIMERIGRCELGKPGEPAQPGDIEICRTALTMLRNQFYRNTIPRYLEKLDTTEEGSGIASKTGSLNAVRNDVAIVAGKDGPIIISIFTYGNEDQSWTADNEAEIIIARLARKIVEAWSPAGIDGRALVPGLGLGAGGASGTSK; translated from the coding sequence ATGACAAAGAGTTTTCTCTGTGGCGTAATCGCTGCCGGCCTGGCGCTGACGGCGACGGTGAGCAGCGCGGCTACTGTAGAGGCTGCTGCGGCGCGGCCTGCAGAAGGGCATGAGGTGACGGACGTTTCGCTGCAGCAGAGCCTGGCCGCAATAGCCGCGACCCACAAGGGACATGTAGTCCTTTATGCAAAACAGCTGAATACAGGAAAGGTTGTGGCTCTCGATTCCGACCAGCCGGTTCAGACCGCGTCGGTGATCAAGCTGGCCATTCTGTTCGAAGCCATGGAGCAGGTTCGGGACGGCAAGGCGCACTGGAATGAGAAGCTGACGCTGAAAAAGGATGATGGAGTCAGCGGATCGGGTGTCCTTACCTTTTTCGATACGCCTCTGACTCTGACGCTGAAAGACGTGCTAACGATGATGGTAATCGTCAGCGACAACACCGCCACCAACCTGGCGATCGATCGATTTGGCACAAGCGCGGTGAATGCGAGGATTGCCTGGATGGGCCTGAAGGATACTCATCTTTACAAGAAGATTGGCAAGCCAGCGACGGAACCGATGCCATCAGATCAGCCGAAGTTTGGTCTGGGAAAGACGACGGCCCATGAGATGGAGACGATCATGGAGCGCATTGGCCGCTGCGAGCTTGGGAAACCGGGAGAGCCAGCGCAACCGGGCGATATCGAGATATGCCGGACTGCCTTGACCATGCTGCGTAACCAGTTCTACCGCAATACGATACCTCGGTACCTGGAGAAGCTTGATACGACGGAAGAGGGTTCGGGCATTGCCAGCAAGACGGGAAGCCTGAATGCGGTACGAAACGATGTTGCGATTGTTGCCGGAAAAGATGGGCCGATTATAATCTCGATCTTTACCTACGGCAACGAAGACCAAAGCTGGACGGCAGACAACGAGGCTGAGATCATAATTGCAAGGCTTGCCAGGAAGATCGTCGAAGCCTGGTCGCCCGCCGGAATCGACGGCAGGGCCCTCGTACCGGGTTTAGGACTGGGTGCCGGTGGGGCTTCTGGAACGTCTAAGTAA
- the lepB gene encoding signal peptidase I — MSSWLRDLIISVAVSAFIIIFLYQPVRVEGTSMLPVLEDQDRLFVNKMAYRMGEIHRGDVVVFLYPHDHHKSYIKRVIALPGDDLRIDHGHVFVNGKRLNEKYVPPRFEDSRSLPETIVPDHEYFVMGDHRSISSDSRDFGPVDRDLIYGKAAFVYWPMEQAGVVH; from the coding sequence ATGAGTTCGTGGCTGCGGGATCTGATCATCTCGGTGGCGGTTTCGGCCTTCATCATCATCTTTCTTTATCAACCGGTGCGGGTGGAAGGAACGAGCATGCTTCCGGTCCTGGAAGATCAGGATCGTTTGTTCGTGAACAAGATGGCTTACAGGATGGGAGAGATCCATCGTGGGGATGTAGTGGTTTTTCTGTATCCGCACGATCATCACAAGAGCTACATCAAGCGGGTGATCGCGCTGCCGGGAGACGATCTTAGAATTGACCACGGACATGTCTTCGTCAACGGCAAACGGCTGAATGAGAAGTATGTGCCGCCCCGCTTTGAGGACAGCCGCTCACTTCCGGAGACGATTGTTCCCGACCATGAGTACTTCGTAATGGGAGACCATCGCTCGATCTCCAGTGACAGCCGGGACTTTGGCCCAGTGGATCGGGACCTGATCTATGGCAAGGCTGCTTTTGTTTACTGGCCGATGGAGCAGGCGGGCGTCGTTCACTAG
- the pgk gene encoding phosphoglycerate kinase, whose protein sequence is MSKLSIRDLDLTNKRVLIRVDFNVPLAADGPDSAPRITDDTRIRETIPTIEYALRRKARVILCSHLGRPKGKVVPSMSLRPVVDRLRELLDHVLGEDENVAFSPDCIGDIATEMVGNLEPGQPLLLENLRFHAEEEKNDPEFARQLASLCDVYINDAFGSAHRAHASTEGITHYVPVSAAGLLMEKELTYLSKAVSDPIKPFVAIIGGAKVSDKIDVIDSLLDRATSLIIGGGMAYTFLNAKGQTTGKSLVEADKIDVAKAALDKAAKKGVNLLLPIDHVLADKFAADAKTQIFSGGAPFPADWMGLDIGPASIDLFSKEIADAITIVWNGPMGVFEMPAFAKGTNAIAKAVAANRDATSIVGGGDSVAAVHKSGVSDKISHISTGGGASLEFLEGKVLPGVAALTDRQ, encoded by the coding sequence ATGTCGAAGCTGTCTATCCGCGACCTGGATCTCACCAATAAACGTGTTCTCATCCGCGTCGACTTCAACGTTCCTCTCGCGGCCGATGGTCCCGATAGCGCTCCCCGCATCACCGACGACACCCGCATTCGCGAAACCATTCCCACCATCGAGTACGCGCTCCGGCGCAAGGCCCGCGTCATCCTCTGCTCGCATCTCGGCCGTCCCAAGGGCAAGGTTGTGCCCTCCATGAGCCTTCGTCCCGTCGTCGATCGCCTGCGCGAGCTGCTCGATCACGTTCTCGGCGAAGATGAGAATGTGGCCTTCTCCCCCGACTGCATCGGCGACATCGCCACCGAGATGGTCGGCAACCTCGAGCCCGGTCAGCCTCTCCTGCTTGAAAACCTCCGCTTCCATGCCGAGGAGGAGAAGAACGATCCCGAGTTCGCCCGTCAGCTCGCCTCGCTCTGCGACGTCTACATCAACGACGCCTTCGGCAGCGCCCACCGCGCCCACGCCTCCACCGAAGGCATTACTCACTACGTTCCCGTCTCTGCTGCCGGACTCCTAATGGAAAAGGAATTGACTTACCTCAGCAAGGCCGTCAGCGATCCCATCAAACCCTTCGTCGCCATCATCGGCGGTGCCAAGGTTTCTGACAAAATTGATGTCATCGACAGCCTTCTCGATCGCGCCACCTCGCTGATTATCGGAGGAGGTATGGCCTATACCTTCCTCAACGCCAAGGGCCAGACTACCGGCAAATCGCTCGTCGAGGCCGACAAGATCGACGTCGCCAAGGCGGCTCTCGACAAGGCTGCAAAGAAGGGCGTTAATCTTTTGCTGCCCATCGATCATGTCCTCGCCGACAAGTTCGCCGCCGATGCAAAGACCCAAATCTTCTCCGGTGGCGCCCCCTTCCCTGCTGACTGGATGGGGCTGGACATCGGTCCGGCCTCCATCGATCTCTTCAGCAAAGAGATCGCCGACGCCATCACCATCGTCTGGAACGGCCCCATGGGCGTCTTCGAGATGCCCGCTTTCGCGAAGGGGACCAACGCCATCGCAAAGGCCGTCGCTGCCAATCGTGACGCAACCAGCATCGTTGGCGGTGGCGACTCAGTCGCTGCAGTTCACAAGTCAGGAGTCTCCGACAAGATCAGCCACATCTCCACCGGCGGTGGGGCCTCCCTTGAGTTTCTCGAAGGTAAAGTGCTTCCCGGCGTCGCTGCACTGACCGATAGACAATAA
- a CDS encoding sugar phosphate isomerase/epimerase produces MKLNLSRRSLLSGGTMLAASSLLSNSAFAFAAPSSSDAPIRLGIASYTFRKFDQQHLIEFMKELKTPYLNLKDVHLPMTPADQVAARAAEYRAAGMTLTAAGTIYFDKDDDNDIRSKFEYVKAAGIPLIVGSPSRQVLPRVEKFVKEYNIKLAIHNHGPEDKQWPSPFDVLDAVKNMDQRIGCCIDVGHTMRTGTDPVTAIKKVGSRVYDIHMKDLAESKVKESQVAVGDGLMPVPQIFRALIGIGYKGNVDLEYEIHGDDPMPGVIKSFAYMRGVLAGMGLKA; encoded by the coding sequence ATGAAGCTAAATCTCTCGCGCCGCAGTCTTCTTAGTGGCGGAACTATGCTCGCCGCCTCGTCGCTCCTCTCCAACTCCGCCTTTGCGTTTGCCGCGCCATCATCCTCTGACGCTCCCATCCGACTCGGAATCGCCAGCTACACCTTTCGCAAGTTCGATCAGCAGCACCTCATTGAGTTCATGAAAGAGCTCAAAACGCCCTATCTGAACCTGAAGGACGTTCATCTCCCGATGACTCCCGCTGATCAGGTCGCAGCGCGCGCCGCGGAGTATCGCGCCGCTGGCATGACCCTCACCGCAGCCGGAACCATCTACTTCGACAAGGACGATGACAACGACATCCGCTCCAAGTTTGAGTACGTTAAGGCCGCCGGAATTCCCCTGATCGTTGGATCCCCATCGCGCCAGGTCCTTCCCCGTGTCGAAAAGTTCGTGAAGGAATACAACATCAAGCTGGCGATTCACAATCATGGCCCCGAGGACAAGCAGTGGCCCTCTCCCTTCGATGTTCTCGACGCCGTTAAGAACATGGATCAGCGTATCGGCTGCTGCATCGATGTTGGCCACACCATGAGGACAGGAACCGACCCCGTCACTGCCATCAAAAAGGTGGGCTCGCGCGTCTACGACATTCACATGAAGGACCTCGCCGAAAGCAAGGTCAAGGAGAGCCAGGTTGCCGTTGGAGACGGACTGATGCCCGTACCGCAGATCTTCCGCGCTCTCATCGGCATCGGCTACAAAGGCAACGTCGATCTAGAGTACGAGATTCACGGCGACGACCCCATGCCTGGCGTCATCAAGAGCTTCGCCTACATGCGCGGAGTCCTCGCTGGAATGGGCCTCAAAGCCTGA
- a CDS encoding heavy metal translocating P-type ATPase yields MSEMVKDPVCGMQVKVETAKWTSEHAGKRWYFCCEGCRKKFETDPAKYDGSGTQDAAEGSVAVGGMSPAKAGSGCCGGGGGTHAAAVKGTISPSAAGKYTCPMHPEVISDKMGACPKCGMALEPMAPVMSGVEYTCPMHPEIVKDGPGSCPICGMALEPREVTADQENPELKTMLLRFWVGVALSLPLLAVMVMEMWPGHPFAGPPAGRWMGWAQMTLATPVVLWCGWPFFERGWASIVHRSLNMFTLIAMGTGAAYLYSVVAVVAPGIFPDSFRGHGGELGLYFESAAVITVLVLLGQVLELKARDKTGGAIRALLGLAPKTARRIVQDGTESDIPLSEIAVGDRLRVRPGEKVPVDGVVEDGRSAVDESMVTGEPVPVEKTAGEKVVGGTINGTGAMVMRAERVGSDTLLAQIVKMVSEAQRSRAPIQRLADQVAGYFVPAVLLAAALAATAWAVWGPEPRLAHALVIAMSVLLIACPCALGLATPMSIMVATGRGAHEGVLVRNAEALETLEKVDTLVLDKTGTLTEGKPRLTEVVTADGVNENDLLRAAASLERASEHPLASAIVAGAQERGIVLAEVKEFASVTGKGVTGVVDRRRVAIGTQALLRDDGVEAKALEERAETMRREGQTVMLVAMDGSAAGAIAVADPLKSSSPEVVNELKKSGLSVVMVTGDNRTTAKAVASRLGIAFEAEVSPEGKAEVIRRLQREGKIVAMAGDGINDAPALAAAQVGIAMGTGADVAMATGGITLVSGDLRGLLRARRLSQRTMRNIRQNLFFAFIYNAAGVPLAAGVLYPLFGWLLSPMVAAAAMSFSSVSVISNALRLRRVRV; encoded by the coding sequence ATGAGTGAGATGGTGAAAGATCCGGTTTGCGGGATGCAGGTGAAGGTGGAGACCGCGAAGTGGACGAGCGAACACGCTGGAAAACGTTGGTACTTCTGTTGCGAGGGGTGCAGAAAAAAGTTTGAAACGGACCCGGCGAAGTATGACGGATCTGGGACGCAGGATGCGGCTGAGGGATCAGTTGCGGTTGGGGGGATGAGTCCGGCCAAGGCTGGCAGTGGGTGCTGCGGTGGAGGTGGTGGAACTCATGCTGCGGCGGTGAAGGGGACGATATCGCCTTCTGCGGCAGGGAAGTATACGTGTCCAATGCACCCGGAGGTGATCTCGGACAAGATGGGGGCGTGTCCGAAGTGCGGGATGGCGCTGGAGCCGATGGCTCCAGTGATGAGCGGCGTCGAATATACGTGCCCAATGCATCCGGAGATTGTGAAGGACGGGCCGGGAAGCTGCCCGATCTGTGGCATGGCCCTGGAGCCGCGGGAGGTGACAGCGGACCAGGAGAATCCTGAGCTGAAGACGATGCTGCTGCGGTTCTGGGTGGGAGTGGCGCTGTCGCTTCCGCTGCTGGCCGTGATGGTGATGGAAATGTGGCCGGGGCATCCGTTTGCCGGGCCGCCGGCGGGCAGGTGGATGGGATGGGCGCAGATGACGTTGGCGACTCCTGTGGTGCTGTGGTGCGGATGGCCGTTCTTCGAGCGTGGGTGGGCGTCGATCGTGCATCGCAGTTTGAACATGTTCACGCTGATTGCGATGGGGACCGGCGCGGCGTATCTATACAGCGTAGTGGCTGTGGTCGCGCCGGGGATCTTTCCGGATTCGTTTCGTGGGCATGGCGGTGAGCTGGGACTGTACTTTGAGTCGGCCGCGGTGATCACGGTGCTAGTGCTGCTGGGGCAGGTGCTGGAGCTGAAGGCGAGAGACAAAACTGGCGGGGCGATTCGCGCGCTGCTGGGGCTGGCTCCGAAGACGGCTCGCAGGATCGTGCAGGATGGGACGGAGAGCGATATTCCGCTGAGTGAGATTGCAGTGGGCGATCGCCTGAGAGTGCGACCGGGTGAGAAGGTTCCGGTGGATGGCGTGGTGGAGGACGGGCGCAGCGCCGTGGATGAATCGATGGTGACGGGCGAGCCGGTTCCGGTAGAGAAGACGGCAGGGGAGAAGGTGGTCGGCGGAACGATCAACGGAACGGGGGCGATGGTTATGCGGGCTGAGCGCGTGGGCTCGGATACGCTGCTGGCGCAGATTGTGAAGATGGTGAGCGAGGCGCAACGGTCGAGAGCGCCAATTCAGCGCCTGGCGGACCAAGTGGCGGGATACTTTGTTCCTGCTGTTCTGCTGGCTGCGGCGCTCGCGGCGACGGCGTGGGCCGTGTGGGGACCGGAGCCGAGGCTGGCGCATGCTTTGGTGATTGCGATGTCGGTGCTGCTTATTGCGTGTCCGTGTGCGCTGGGACTGGCTACACCAATGTCGATCATGGTGGCTACGGGGCGAGGAGCGCATGAAGGTGTGCTGGTGCGGAACGCCGAGGCTCTGGAGACATTGGAGAAGGTTGACACGCTGGTGTTAGATAAGACTGGCACGCTGACGGAGGGCAAGCCCCGACTGACCGAGGTGGTGACGGCTGACGGTGTGAATGAGAACGATCTGCTGCGAGCGGCGGCGAGTCTGGAGCGGGCGAGTGAGCATCCTCTGGCGTCTGCGATTGTTGCGGGTGCGCAGGAGCGAGGCATTGTGCTGGCTGAGGTGAAGGAATTTGCATCGGTGACGGGGAAGGGGGTTACCGGTGTAGTGGACAGGCGGCGGGTTGCTATTGGGACACAGGCGTTATTGCGCGATGACGGTGTGGAAGCGAAGGCTCTAGAAGAGCGTGCCGAGACGATGAGGCGTGAGGGCCAGACCGTGATGTTGGTCGCGATGGATGGGAGCGCAGCGGGAGCGATTGCGGTGGCCGATCCTCTCAAGAGCTCGTCACCAGAGGTGGTGAACGAGTTGAAGAAGAGTGGATTGTCGGTCGTGATGGTGACGGGAGACAACCGTACGACGGCGAAGGCTGTGGCCAGCAGACTGGGGATTGCATTTGAGGCGGAGGTCTCTCCCGAGGGGAAGGCGGAGGTGATCCGGAGGCTGCAGCGGGAAGGGAAGATTGTGGCCATGGCGGGGGACGGCATCAACGATGCTCCCGCTCTGGCGGCTGCACAGGTGGGAATAGCGATGGGAACAGGCGCGGATGTCGCGATGGCCACGGGAGGAATCACACTGGTGAGTGGTGATCTGCGCGGCCTGCTGCGGGCGCGGCGTTTGAGCCAGCGCACGATGCGGAACATCCGGCAGAACCTGTTCTTTGCATTTATCTATAACGCGGCGGGTGTGCCTCTGGCGGCGGGTGTGCTGTATCCGCTGTTCGGGTGGTTGTTGAGTCCGATGGTGGCGGCTGCGGCGATGAGCTTCAGTTCGGTCTCGGTGATCTCGAATGCGTTGCGGTTGCGGCGGGTGAGGGTGTAA